In a single window of the Streptomyces sp. NBC_00285 genome:
- a CDS encoding aldo/keto reductase, with product MKHVSLGGLDVSRIGLGAMTMAGTYTTGGGLDDAESIRTIHRALDLGVTHIDTAEIYGPFHSEEVVGKAIKGRRDDIVLATKFGLVSHAGNGPGVIDSSADNVKAAVEGSLLRLGTDHIDLYYQHRVDPNTPIEETIGALAELVAEGKVRHIGLSEAGPETIRRAHAVHPVAALQTEYSLWTRDVEVEILPLLRELGIGFVPYSPLGHGLLTGQIRTVDDFADDDWRKTNPRFTGENFRRNLRIVDEVQAIGAEIGATPAQTALAWLLTRGDDIAPIPGTRRVARVEENTAADAIELSAAQVDRLNNLTPAAGERHDEANMASIDR from the coding sequence ATGAAGCACGTATCACTGGGCGGGCTCGATGTCTCACGCATCGGCCTCGGAGCCATGACCATGGCCGGCACCTACACCACCGGCGGAGGACTCGACGACGCCGAGTCGATCCGCACCATCCACCGGGCCCTGGACCTCGGGGTCACCCACATCGACACCGCCGAGATCTACGGCCCCTTCCACAGCGAGGAAGTCGTCGGCAAGGCCATCAAGGGGCGCCGGGACGACATCGTCCTGGCGACGAAGTTCGGTCTCGTCTCCCACGCCGGCAACGGCCCTGGCGTCATCGACAGCAGCGCCGACAACGTGAAGGCCGCGGTCGAAGGCTCGCTCCTGCGACTCGGCACCGACCACATCGACCTCTACTACCAGCACCGCGTCGACCCGAACACGCCCATCGAGGAGACCATCGGCGCGCTGGCCGAGCTGGTCGCCGAAGGCAAGGTGCGCCACATCGGCCTCTCGGAAGCCGGACCCGAGACGATCCGACGGGCGCACGCCGTGCATCCGGTGGCCGCGCTGCAGACCGAGTACTCCCTGTGGACCCGCGACGTCGAGGTCGAGATCCTCCCGCTGCTGCGCGAGCTCGGTATCGGATTCGTGCCCTACTCGCCGCTCGGCCACGGCTTGCTGACCGGGCAGATCCGCACCGTCGACGACTTCGCCGACGACGACTGGCGCAAGACCAACCCGCGCTTCACCGGCGAGAACTTCCGGCGCAACCTGCGCATCGTCGACGAAGTACAGGCCATCGGCGCAGAGATCGGGGCCACCCCGGCCCAGACCGCGCTGGCCTGGCTGCTGACCCGCGGCGACGACATCGCACCAATCCCCGGAACCCGGCGGGTCGCACGCGTCGAGGAGAACACCGCCGCCGACGCCATCGAACTCAGCGCCGCTCAGGTAGACCGACTGAACAACCTCACACCGGCCGCGGGCGAGCGCCACGACGAGGCGAACATGGCCAGCATCGACCGGTGA
- a CDS encoding MarR family winged helix-turn-helix transcriptional regulator: MAVKTVETGLEERWRDILSVHARTMCEIDRALHPHGLGASDFEVLDILATESPREGDQCRVQNLVGRVHLSQSALSRLIGRLEKDGLVERSVCVEDRRGVWVSLTRKGRDLHTAVLPLQRDVLARMLDG, translated from the coding sequence ATGGCGGTGAAAACGGTCGAGACCGGCCTTGAAGAGCGTTGGCGGGACATCCTGTCGGTGCATGCGCGCACGATGTGCGAGATCGACCGCGCGTTGCACCCGCACGGACTGGGCGCGAGCGACTTCGAGGTGCTCGACATCCTCGCCACCGAGTCGCCCCGCGAGGGGGACCAGTGCCGGGTCCAGAATCTCGTCGGCCGGGTGCACCTGAGCCAGAGCGCGCTGTCCCGGCTCATCGGCCGCCTGGAGAAGGACGGCCTGGTGGAGCGTTCCGTGTGCGTCGAGGACCGGCGTGGCGTGTGGGTGTCCCTCACCCGCAAAGGCCGTGACCTGCATACCGCGGTACTGCCGCTCCAGCGCGATGTACTGGCGCGCATGCTCGACGGCTAG
- a CDS encoding AraC family transcriptional regulator — MAVEEDRAAEFRSYATTSLEEAHEAIAAHYYDLRLEVTGQASQFATRLSVVELGALTVGDIRFGTDMRMTFGEPGVYHVAVPFSGCFTVQEGRGDVESATERRALVFDPARDIHIDTWSADCWALTVKIDKAAVSRQLEVLLGRTVRRPPRFGPYMDVSRGPGLSWMRLALWNLLERDVPHGLLSHPMIRGRLEQTLLEGMLLASDHTYREALEAPPPPMRPASVKRVIDAVQELPAEPYDANRLAAIAQVSLRTLQEAFRRHVGMSPMAYVHEVRLQHVQRQLRAAVPGTTTVTDVAHAWGFVHLGRFARRYRERFGESPSQTLRAL, encoded by the coding sequence ATGGCCGTGGAAGAGGACAGGGCCGCCGAGTTCCGCAGCTACGCCACGACCTCCCTGGAGGAGGCGCACGAGGCGATCGCGGCCCATTACTACGATCTGCGGCTCGAAGTCACCGGTCAGGCCTCGCAGTTCGCCACCCGACTCAGTGTCGTCGAGCTCGGCGCGCTGACCGTGGGCGACATCCGCTTCGGCACCGACATGCGGATGACATTCGGCGAGCCCGGCGTGTACCACGTCGCCGTCCCCTTCAGCGGCTGCTTCACCGTCCAGGAGGGGCGCGGGGACGTCGAGTCCGCCACCGAGCGACGGGCGCTGGTCTTCGATCCGGCGCGGGACATCCACATCGACACCTGGTCCGCAGACTGCTGGGCACTCACCGTCAAGATCGACAAAGCGGCCGTGTCAAGGCAGTTGGAGGTGCTGCTGGGCCGGACGGTACGCCGACCACCGCGTTTCGGACCGTACATGGACGTCTCGCGGGGGCCGGGCCTGAGTTGGATGCGACTCGCGCTGTGGAACCTGCTGGAGCGGGACGTCCCGCACGGCCTGCTGAGCCACCCGATGATCCGGGGCCGTCTCGAACAGACCCTTCTGGAGGGGATGTTGCTGGCCTCGGACCACACCTACCGTGAGGCGCTGGAGGCTCCTCCCCCGCCGATGCGTCCGGCGTCGGTGAAGCGCGTCATCGACGCCGTGCAGGAGCTACCCGCGGAGCCGTACGACGCGAACCGCCTCGCGGCCATCGCCCAGGTCAGTCTGCGCACCCTCCAGGAAGCCTTCCGCAGGCATGTCGGCATGTCGCCCATGGCGTACGTCCACGAGGTGCGGCTCCAGCACGTCCAACGGCAACTGCGGGCCGCGGTGCCGGGAACGACGACGGTCACGGACGTGGCCCACGCGTGGGGGTTCGTCCATCTGGGCCGGTTCGCCCGGCGGTACCGGGAACGCTTCGGGGAGTCGCCCTCCCAGACACTGCGCGCCCTGTGA
- a CDS encoding SseB family protein, whose product MDTPANDHIATPAQRALDALTQNTEDTTALDTLATSEVLIPVPDDAADEESTVALPVLEQQDGAPVVPVFTSETEMAELLPFVSRYRLVPLGALAAQWPDGDLSLSIDASSAHPLTLTSEGVRTLLARPLG is encoded by the coding sequence ATGGACACACCCGCCAATGACCACATCGCCACACCGGCCCAGCGGGCGCTGGACGCGCTGACGCAGAACACCGAGGACACGACGGCTCTGGACACGCTCGCGACCAGCGAGGTGCTCATTCCGGTACCCGACGACGCCGCGGACGAGGAATCGACCGTGGCGCTGCCCGTACTGGAACAGCAGGACGGCGCTCCAGTGGTGCCCGTGTTCACCTCGGAGACGGAGATGGCCGAACTGCTTCCGTTCGTCTCCCGCTACCGTCTGGTGCCGCTGGGCGCGCTCGCCGCGCAGTGGCCGGACGGCGATCTCTCGCTCTCCATCGACGCCAGCTCGGCTCATCCGCTGACCCTCACGTCCGAGGGTGTGCGCACGCTGCTGGCGCGCCCGCTGGGCTGA
- a CDS encoding cysteine hydrolase family protein yields the protein MTTGALVVIDMQRVFAEADSPWCTPRFAEAAAGVRRLLPAFAERVTFTRFVAPDEPAGAWQAYYRQWPFALQPRDAPLWRLTDEFTDRASHVLDAPTFGKWTPDLAARVGPEGRMVLAGVSTDCCVLSTALAAADAGVETLVVSDACAGADDDSHSKALDVMALYAPLIRVVSADQLLGN from the coding sequence ATGACGACAGGGGCGCTGGTCGTCATCGACATGCAGCGCGTCTTCGCCGAGGCCGACAGCCCCTGGTGCACTCCGCGTTTCGCCGAGGCGGCGGCGGGTGTACGACGACTGCTGCCGGCCTTCGCCGAACGGGTCACCTTCACGCGTTTCGTCGCCCCCGACGAGCCCGCCGGCGCCTGGCAGGCGTACTACCGGCAGTGGCCCTTCGCCCTCCAGCCGCGGGACGCCCCGCTGTGGCGGCTCACCGACGAGTTCACCGACCGGGCATCCCACGTGCTGGACGCCCCCACCTTCGGCAAATGGACTCCCGACCTCGCCGCCCGTGTCGGCCCCGAGGGGCGCATGGTCCTGGCGGGTGTCAGTACCGACTGCTGTGTCCTGTCGACAGCACTCGCCGCCGCCGACGCGGGTGTCGAGACCCTTGTGGTGTCCGACGCCTGCGCCGGGGCCGACGACGACTCGCACAGCAAGGCCTTGGACGTGATGGCGCTCTACGCACCGCTGATCCGGGTCGTCTCCGCGGACCAACTGCTCGGAAACTGA
- a CDS encoding purine-cytosine permease family protein encodes MTDSSGSPDNRSTGRQLQMETHGLDVIGDAERKGTPRTLFWPWFGANVSILGLSYGAFALGFGISFWQALVAGVIGIVFSFLLCGFVAVAGKRGSAPTMVLSRAAYGVRGNRLPSVVSWVLTVGWETVLCALATLATATVFGRLGWGGGTETQVISLIVVAGLTVVGGVMGFDLIMRLQTVITVVTGVLTVVYVILVADHIHWSTVSALPAGSAQEFIGALVFMMTGFGLGWVNAAADYSRYLPRTSSSRGVVGWTTFGACVAPLLLLVFGLLLAGSSTKLNGAVAADPIGALTTILPTWFLVPFAVVAVLGLVGGAVLDIYSSGLALLSAGLRIPRYAAALVDGVLMIAGSVYIVFFADDFLGQFMGFLTTLGVPIAAWCGIMLADLALRRRDYDEDDLYRPAGRYGDVPPTPLILTVLATALGWGLVTNSAASWLDWQGYLLDPFGLGGKSGAWAYANLGVLTALAVGFLGTVALGRRRVHAQEGAV; translated from the coding sequence ATGACGGACTCCTCGGGTTCCCCCGACAACAGATCCACCGGCCGGCAGCTCCAGATGGAGACGCACGGGCTGGACGTGATCGGCGACGCCGAACGCAAGGGCACACCGCGGACCCTGTTCTGGCCGTGGTTCGGGGCCAACGTGTCGATCCTCGGCCTGAGTTACGGTGCCTTCGCGCTCGGCTTCGGGATCTCCTTCTGGCAGGCGCTGGTCGCCGGAGTGATCGGGATCGTCTTCTCGTTCCTGCTGTGCGGCTTCGTCGCGGTCGCAGGCAAGCGCGGCTCCGCCCCGACGATGGTGCTCAGCCGTGCCGCCTACGGGGTGCGCGGCAACCGTCTTCCGTCCGTCGTCTCCTGGGTGCTCACCGTCGGCTGGGAGACCGTGCTGTGCGCCCTCGCGACCCTGGCCACGGCCACCGTCTTCGGGCGGCTCGGCTGGGGCGGCGGGACGGAGACCCAGGTGATCTCGCTGATCGTGGTCGCGGGCCTCACCGTCGTGGGCGGAGTCATGGGCTTCGACCTGATCATGCGGCTGCAGACCGTCATCACCGTGGTGACGGGCGTACTGACCGTGGTCTACGTCATTCTCGTCGCCGACCACATCCACTGGAGCACCGTCAGCGCCCTCCCGGCGGGCTCCGCCCAGGAGTTCATCGGCGCGCTCGTCTTCATGATGACCGGCTTCGGCCTCGGCTGGGTCAACGCCGCCGCCGACTACTCCCGCTATCTGCCCCGGACCTCGTCGAGCCGGGGCGTGGTCGGCTGGACCACGTTCGGCGCCTGTGTCGCCCCGCTGCTCCTGTTGGTCTTCGGGCTGCTGCTGGCCGGATCGTCCACCAAACTCAACGGCGCCGTCGCCGCCGACCCGATCGGCGCGCTCACGACCATCCTGCCCACCTGGTTCCTGGTGCCCTTCGCCGTCGTCGCGGTCCTCGGCCTGGTGGGCGGCGCGGTCCTCGACATCTACTCCTCGGGCCTCGCCCTGCTGTCGGCCGGCCTCAGAATTCCGCGCTATGCGGCCGCGCTCGTCGACGGCGTCCTGATGATCGCGGGCTCCGTCTACATCGTGTTCTTCGCCGACGACTTCCTCGGCCAGTTCATGGGCTTCCTCACCACTCTCGGCGTCCCCATCGCCGCCTGGTGCGGCATCATGCTCGCCGACCTGGCCCTGCGCCGCCGCGACTACGACGAGGACGACCTCTACCGCCCGGCCGGCCGCTACGGCGACGTACCGCCCACCCCGCTGATCCTGACCGTCCTCGCCACCGCCCTCGGCTGGGGCCTGGTCACCAACTCGGCCGCCAGCTGGCTCGACTGGCAGGGCTATCTCCTGGACCCCTTCGGCCTCGGCGGCAAGTCCGGCGCCTGGGCGTACGCCAACCTCGGGGTGCTGACCGCCCTCGCGGTCGGCTTCCTCGGCACCGTGGCACTGGGCCGCCGACGAGTCCACGCGCAGGAGGGCGCCGTATGA
- a CDS encoding serine/threonine-protein kinase, translating to MSEADGGPGRRVVDGRFELEARLGGGGMGTVWRARDLVLHRMVAVKEVRPPDRDLAEYDPEGARMLRERVLREARALARIDHPNVVTIHHIVDGGDGTYPWIVMELVSGGSLADLLSQGPMPPADAARIGRGVLAALTAAHDADIQHRDVKPANVLLRSDGRPVLTDFGIAAIRETTSLTATGSIIGTPDFMAPERISGHEGGAASDLWSLAMMLYTAVEGHHPLRRGNTLATLAAVLNDDVPPPVRAGALGDILMSVLVRDPAARPPSAVLDRRLAEVEAGQAGPVTATAWQQPTSHPLNPQSGATTPSYPGNSGYPGAFTSPTTPVTAGPGAPVPPGPAAPAGFGPPMHPGYGGVTPQPVTSSVRAGGRRRGPTVLLGMSGVAGTLVLVWWLLPLGSGSGGSGGSGGAVGPGASSLTSAPETTGSATGSSTAAPAGRQSKDATTTSLLTPDGIRAAIAAIKTQTGRSRFGDFTVYDDFVSVELMVKGSDSKYDTYTYRPGQGVEKGIIKGSLAGGNKPFGLAGFDWDKLPGLFTQARKKLNVDDPNTRYVVVRPPNDVFDTPLAMALYLSNEYSQAGYLEATPQGKVTRVMPADD from the coding sequence ATGAGTGAGGCAGACGGAGGCCCCGGCAGACGAGTCGTCGACGGGCGCTTCGAGTTGGAGGCCCGCCTCGGTGGCGGCGGAATGGGCACGGTCTGGCGGGCCAGGGACCTGGTGCTGCACCGGATGGTCGCGGTCAAGGAGGTCCGCCCGCCCGACCGGGACCTCGCCGAGTACGACCCCGAGGGCGCACGGATGCTGCGCGAGAGGGTGCTGCGGGAGGCGCGGGCCCTGGCCCGCATCGACCACCCCAACGTCGTCACCATCCACCACATCGTCGACGGCGGTGACGGCACCTATCCGTGGATCGTCATGGAGTTGGTCAGCGGCGGCTCGCTGGCCGACCTGCTGTCCCAAGGGCCGATGCCGCCGGCCGACGCGGCCCGGATCGGCCGGGGAGTGCTCGCCGCACTGACCGCCGCGCACGACGCCGACATCCAGCACCGGGACGTCAAGCCCGCCAACGTCCTGCTGAGGTCCGACGGGCGCCCCGTACTCACCGACTTCGGCATCGCCGCGATCCGCGAGACGACCAGCCTCACCGCCACCGGTTCCATCATCGGTACGCCTGACTTCATGGCACCGGAGCGGATCTCGGGCCACGAGGGCGGCGCCGCCTCCGACCTGTGGTCGCTGGCGATGATGCTGTACACCGCCGTGGAGGGCCACCACCCGCTGCGCCGGGGCAACACCCTGGCCACTCTCGCCGCCGTCCTGAACGACGACGTGCCACCACCGGTGCGGGCCGGTGCTCTCGGCGACATCCTGATGAGCGTGCTCGTACGGGATCCGGCGGCGCGACCGCCGTCCGCCGTGCTGGACCGGAGGCTGGCCGAGGTCGAGGCGGGGCAGGCCGGTCCGGTGACGGCGACCGCGTGGCAGCAGCCCACCTCCCACCCACTGAACCCGCAGTCCGGCGCCACGACCCCTTCGTATCCCGGGAATTCCGGGTATCCGGGGGCCTTCACCTCGCCGACCACTCCCGTCACGGCCGGGCCCGGTGCTCCCGTTCCCCCGGGTCCGGCCGCGCCCGCCGGATTCGGGCCGCCGATGCATCCCGGGTACGGCGGTGTCACTCCGCAGCCGGTGACCTCGTCCGTGCGAGCCGGCGGCAGGCGCCGCGGTCCCACTGTCCTGCTCGGTATGTCCGGGGTCGCCGGCACTCTGGTCCTCGTGTGGTGGCTGCTGCCTCTCGGAAGCGGTTCGGGAGGATCCGGCGGCTCGGGTGGCGCGGTGGGCCCCGGTGCCTCGTCCCTTACGTCGGCCCCGGAGACGACCGGCTCCGCGACCGGATCCTCGACCGCCGCCCCGGCCGGCCGGCAGTCGAAGGATGCGACGACGACGAGCCTGCTCACCCCCGACGGAATCCGCGCGGCCATCGCGGCCATCAAGACGCAGACCGGCCGCAGCAGGTTCGGCGACTTCACCGTCTACGACGACTTCGTGTCGGTCGAGTTGATGGTGAAGGGCAGCGACAGCAAGTACGACACCTACACCTACCGCCCCGGGCAGGGTGTGGAGAAGGGCATCATCAAGGGCTCACTCGCCGGCGGCAACAAGCCCTTCGGTCTTGCCGGCTTCGACTGGGACAAGCTCCCCGGACTCTTCACGCAGGCCCGGAAGAAACTCAACGTCGATGATCCGAACACTCGTTACGTGGTGGTGAGACCGCCCAACGACGTGTTCGACACCCCCCTCGCAATGGCCCTCTACCTGAGCAACGAGTACAGCCAGGCCGGCTACCTGGAGGCGACCCCCCAGGGCAAGGTGACGAGGGTCATGCCTGCCGACGACTGA
- the tatA gene encoding Sec-independent protein translocase subunit TatA, which translates to MLRNGLEPWHLLIVAVMIILLFGSKKLPEAARGLGKSMRILKSEAKAMKEEGTAQSSVAPVTDATSAEPAPPVTSS; encoded by the coding sequence ATGCTTCGCAACGGACTGGAGCCCTGGCACCTGCTGATCGTGGCGGTCATGATCATTCTGCTGTTCGGCTCGAAGAAGCTGCCCGAGGCCGCCCGCGGACTGGGCAAGTCGATGCGCATCCTCAAGAGCGAAGCCAAGGCCATGAAGGAGGAGGGCACCGCCCAGTCCTCCGTGGCCCCGGTCACGGACGCGACCTCGGCCGAGCCCGCGCCGCCCGTCACCTCCTCCTGA
- a CDS encoding LCP family protein: MSDRWDGPGGQATRSRTGEVPGQRAGESGSAPRPGGRAAAREAARSHGGKRSRRRARSAPRGRRILKIAGLSLAIIVLGTAGVGWWFYQHLNGNINSVALNGKGGSETADAFGRTPINILVMGSDGRTSKADCKLGGGCSQTGVQTGNGNADVQMVVHVSADRSNATVMSIPRDTMVNVPACKDSENGESTAGYYGQINSALRYGPACQVATIHQLTGIPIDHFVKLDFSGVVKMSDAVGGVSVCVNNNVYDTYSHLKLSRGTHTLKGEAALEFVRSRHGFGDGSDLGRTLSQHIFLGAMIRKFKSAGTLTDPAAVYDLADAATKALTVDDGLGSVKKLIGLAADVNKVPTKRMTFTTMQTAPDPSDTNRVVVGGGAKDLFASIAGDQSLSTGSGKKAKATSTATASTVPASRIAVTVENGTEITGRASDVANALTGQGFSSATTTANAPSPSATTTLTYGTGQKAEAQTAAKALGLSSKHLQQGTGTGLTLVIGGDWTTGTAYPGGSSSPAPADTKAAVSDANAQTADQAKDCAKVSPYKTVSLNGVPMTPAQAYAAATNKKDSDD; this comes from the coding sequence ATGAGCGACCGGTGGGACGGCCCGGGCGGTCAGGCCACGCGCAGCCGCACCGGCGAGGTGCCCGGCCAGCGTGCGGGTGAATCCGGCTCGGCGCCCCGGCCCGGGGGCCGTGCGGCGGCGCGTGAGGCGGCCCGCTCGCACGGCGGCAAACGCTCACGGCGCCGGGCCCGCTCGGCGCCGCGCGGCAGGCGAATACTGAAGATCGCCGGACTGTCTCTGGCGATCATCGTCCTGGGTACGGCAGGTGTGGGCTGGTGGTTCTACCAGCACCTCAACGGCAACATCAACAGTGTGGCGCTCAACGGCAAGGGCGGTTCGGAGACGGCCGACGCGTTCGGCCGCACCCCGATCAACATCCTGGTCATGGGCTCGGACGGCCGGACCAGCAAGGCGGACTGCAAGCTGGGCGGCGGCTGCTCCCAGACCGGCGTACAGACCGGCAACGGCAACGCGGACGTCCAGATGGTGGTGCACGTATCCGCGGACCGCTCCAACGCCACCGTCATGAGCATCCCCCGCGACACCATGGTCAACGTCCCGGCCTGCAAGGACAGCGAGAACGGCGAGTCCACGGCCGGCTACTACGGCCAGATCAACAGCGCCCTCCGGTACGGACCCGCCTGCCAGGTGGCCACCATCCACCAGCTCACCGGCATCCCCATCGACCACTTCGTCAAGCTGGACTTCTCCGGTGTGGTCAAGATGTCCGACGCGGTCGGCGGTGTCTCCGTGTGTGTCAACAACAACGTGTACGACACCTACTCGCATCTGAAGCTCTCCAGGGGCACCCACACCCTCAAGGGGGAGGCGGCTCTGGAGTTCGTCCGCTCCCGGCACGGATTCGGGGACGGCAGCGACCTCGGTCGTACGCTCTCCCAGCACATCTTCCTCGGCGCGATGATCCGCAAGTTCAAGAGCGCGGGCACGCTCACCGACCCCGCCGCGGTCTACGACCTCGCCGACGCCGCCACCAAGGCACTGACCGTGGACGACGGCCTCGGCAGCGTCAAGAAGCTGATCGGGCTCGCGGCCGACGTGAACAAGGTCCCCACCAAGCGGATGACGTTCACCACGATGCAGACCGCTCCCGACCCGAGCGACACCAACCGTGTGGTGGTGGGCGGGGGTGCCAAGGACCTCTTCGCCAGCATCGCCGGCGACCAGTCCCTGAGTACCGGCTCCGGCAAGAAGGCGAAGGCCACCTCGACGGCCACCGCCTCGACGGTGCCCGCCTCCCGGATCGCCGTGACCGTCGAGAACGGCACCGAGATCACCGGCCGCGCCTCCGACGTCGCCAACGCGCTCACCGGTCAGGGCTTCAGCTCCGCCACGACCACGGCCAACGCGCCGAGCCCTTCGGCGACCACCACCCTCACCTACGGCACCGGGCAGAAGGCCGAGGCCCAGACGGCAGCCAAGGCCCTGGGGCTGTCGTCCAAGCATCTCCAGCAGGGCACCGGTACGGGCCTGACCCTGGTGATCGGCGGCGACTGGACCACCGGAACCGCGTATCCCGGCGGCAGCTCGTCACCGGCGCCCGCCGACACCAAGGCCGCGGTCTCCGACGCCAACGCCCAGACCGCCGACCAGGCAAAGGACTGCGCCAAGGTCAGCCCCTACAAGACCGTCTCCCTCAACGGGGTCCCCATGACTCCCGCGCAGGCCTACGCGGCGGCGACCAACAAGAAGGACTCCGACGACTGA
- a CDS encoding ArsR/SmtB family transcription factor yields MATLAGDLEDPSAEVLTEAAAVFGLLASSARLHLMWALSQGESDVTHLADRVGGALPAVSQHLAKLKLAGLVRSRREGRRHVYYIDDPGIVAVVRVLVGQLTARTVPAAHRTASRRP; encoded by the coding sequence GTGGCGACACTCGCTGGTGACTTAGAGGATCCGTCCGCCGAGGTACTGACGGAGGCGGCCGCGGTGTTCGGACTGCTCGCCTCGTCCGCCCGGCTGCACCTCATGTGGGCGCTCTCCCAGGGGGAGAGCGACGTGACCCATCTCGCCGACCGGGTGGGCGGGGCGCTGCCCGCGGTCAGCCAGCACCTGGCGAAGCTGAAACTCGCCGGGCTCGTGCGCTCCCGCCGTGAGGGCCGTCGGCATGTCTACTACATCGACGATCCCGGCATCGTGGCCGTGGTCCGCGTGCTGGTCGGCCAGTTGACCGCCCGTACCGTCCCGGCCGCGCACCGCACTGCCTCGCGCAGGCCTTGA
- a CDS encoding IS1380 family transposase, translating into MKKRSGSYPRVRVEGSSRGVVSQAGAVLLVETVRKVGLDTAISAALAPWRKPRTVHDPGKILLDVALAVALGGDCLADVAMLRAEPDVFGPVASDPTVSRLVDALATSGPKALAAIRGARAEVRTRVWELAGADSPAADGQVIVDIDGVLVLAHSEKQDATATWKKTFGHHPLVAFVDHGQAGSGEPVAALLRPGNAGSNTATDHIETAQLALAQLPGHLRRGRQTLIRTDSAGGTHAFLDWLSKPGRWLSYSVGMTITDTIHQAVLKIPKKAWTPAYDAGGTERPGAWVAEITDMPDLSTWPKGMRLIVRKERPHPGAQLRFTDLDGLRLTCFATNTKGGQLAGLELRHRRRARCEDRIRNARDSGLRNLPLHDTAQNRIWLEIVSLALDLLAWMPMLALTGKTRRWEPKRLRLRLFSAAAQFVNTGRRRWLRLPARWPWSDVITYAIERLLALPNPG; encoded by the coding sequence GTGAAGAAGCGTAGCGGGTCCTATCCGCGTGTCCGTGTCGAGGGCAGCAGCCGTGGGGTGGTCTCGCAGGCCGGGGCGGTGCTGCTGGTCGAAACGGTCCGCAAGGTCGGCCTGGACACGGCAATATCGGCGGCGCTGGCACCGTGGCGCAAGCCGCGGACCGTGCACGACCCGGGCAAGATCCTGCTGGATGTGGCCCTGGCCGTCGCACTCGGCGGCGACTGCCTGGCCGATGTCGCCATGCTGCGGGCCGAGCCCGACGTGTTCGGCCCGGTGGCCTCCGATCCGACGGTCTCCCGGCTCGTCGACGCCCTCGCCACGTCCGGCCCGAAGGCTCTCGCGGCGATCAGGGGCGCACGTGCCGAAGTACGGACGCGCGTGTGGGAGTTGGCCGGCGCGGACAGCCCGGCCGCCGACGGCCAGGTGATCGTGGACATCGACGGCGTACTGGTGCTCGCCCACTCCGAGAAGCAGGACGCCACCGCGACCTGGAAGAAGACCTTCGGCCATCACCCGCTCGTCGCGTTCGTCGACCACGGCCAGGCCGGCTCCGGGGAACCGGTGGCCGCTCTGCTGCGGCCCGGCAACGCAGGCTCCAACACCGCCACCGACCACATCGAAACCGCCCAACTCGCCCTGGCCCAACTCCCCGGACACCTGCGGCGAGGGCGGCAGACACTGATCCGCACCGACTCCGCCGGCGGCACCCACGCCTTCCTCGACTGGCTCTCCAAGCCTGGCCGGTGGCTGTCGTATTCCGTCGGAATGACCATCACCGACACCATCCACCAAGCCGTCCTGAAGATCCCGAAGAAAGCATGGACACCGGCCTACGACGCCGGCGGCACCGAACGGCCCGGCGCCTGGGTCGCAGAGATCACCGACATGCCCGACCTGAGCACCTGGCCCAAGGGCATGCGGCTGATCGTCAGAAAGGAACGCCCGCACCCCGGCGCCCAGCTGCGCTTCACCGACCTCGACGGACTACGGCTGACCTGCTTCGCCACCAACACCAAGGGCGGCCAACTCGCCGGCCTCGAACTGCGTCACCGCAGACGGGCCCGCTGCGAGGACCGCATCCGAAACGCCCGCGACAGCGGCCTGCGCAACCTGCCCCTGCACGACACCGCCCAGAACCGGATCTGGCTGGAGATCGTCTCCCTCGCACTCGACCTCCTCGCCTGGATGCCCATGCTCGCCCTGACCGGCAAGACCCGCCGCTGGGAACCCAAACGGCTTCGCCTGCGGCTGTTCTCCGCCGCCGCCCAGTTCGTGAACACGGGCCGCCGCCGCTGGCTCCGCCTGCCCGCCCGATGGCCCTGGAGCGACGTCATCACCTACGCAATCGAGCGGCTCCTTGCCCTGCCGAACCCCGGCTGA
- a CDS encoding GlsB/YeaQ/YmgE family stress response membrane protein has protein sequence MGIIGWIILGLLAGAIAKILLPGRDPGGLIGTTLIGVAGAFVGGWLSSKLLDRPVESHFFDLYTWGAAIGGSLVLLIGYRLLFGNSRN, from the coding sequence GTGGGCATCATCGGCTGGATCATCCTCGGCCTGCTCGCCGGAGCCATCGCCAAGATCCTGTTGCCCGGACGCGACCCGGGCGGCCTGATCGGCACCACGCTCATCGGTGTCGCGGGTGCCTTCGTCGGCGGCTGGCTCTCCTCGAAATTGCTCGACCGCCCGGTCGAGAGTCACTTCTTCGACCTCTACACCTGGGGCGCGGCGATCGGCGGTTCCCTGGTCCTCCTGATCGGCTACCGACTGCTGTTCGGCAACTCGCGGAACTGA